AGGCAGCCCGGCTGAGCCTTGTCGAGACCAGCGACCGTCTCAGGAAGATCCAAAGCGCAACGCTGAAAGGCGCTCCGGTCCAGCCAACCTTCCGGGACCGGTTCCAGGATGTGCCGGAGGCGCCGCTGCTCCTGGTTGCCAACGAGTTTTTCGACGCCCTGCCGATCCATCAGTTCGTCAAGACCCCGGACGCCTGGCAGGAGCGCCAGGTTGGCGTGAACGAGGCCGGCGACCTGATCTTTGGCCTCGGCACCGCCGCTTTGCCCGAGGCAGCTGTTCCGGCTTCTGCCCGAACCGCCCCTCAAGGCGCCATCCTGGAAACCCAACCGGCCGCCAATGCCATTGCCGAGGAGATCGGGCAGCGGATTGCAGCATGCGGTGGAGCGGCGCTCTTCATCGACTACGGCTACTTGAAGACCGCACCCGGCGACACGCTGCAGGCGCTCCATAGACACCGCTACGACAACGTCCTTGCTCATCCCGGAGAAGCGGACCTGACGGCACATGTCAATTTCGAGAGCCTCGCCGCGGCGGCCGTGAAGGGCGGCGCGGCCGCACTGCCGCCACTGACGCAGGGCGACTTCCTGCTTCGGTCCGGCCTGCTGGAGCGGGCCGGAGCCCTCGGGTCAGGCAAGTCCCACGATGATCAGGAAGCGATCCGCGACGCGGTCGAGCGGCTTGCCGCCCCCGACAAGATGGGCGACCTCTTCAAGGTCTTGGCTGTGACAAACTCTGGATTAACATTCCCACCGTTTGACAGCGCGCCCTGAAGCCCCAAGGATCAGGCGGTTTGCATTTCCCGTGTGCAGGAGCTCTCATGAAACTTGAATCGGATGCCCTGAAACTGGACGGCCTCGCGCACGGCTTCTTCACGCGCGAAGGCGGTGTTTCCGAAGGCATCTATGCCGACCTCAATATCGGTCTGGGCTCCGACGACAGGCGTGAGCATGTTCTTGAGAACAGAAACCGGGTTGCGGCGACATTCGGCACCGGCGCAGCGCAGCTGGTCTCGCCCTATCAGATCCATTCACCGGACGTGATTGTGGTCGATGCGCCCTTTGCCGCGGATGCAGACCGCAAGGCCGATGCCCTGGTGACCGCGACCACCGGTCTCGTTCTGGGCATTTCCACGGCCGATTGCGGCCCGGTTCTTTTCGCCGATCCGGAAGCTGGTGTGATCGGCGCGGCACATGCCGGCTGGAAAGGCGCGGTATCAGGTGTCTTGCAGAACACCGTAGCGGCCATGGAAGGTCTTGGAGCCTCCAGAGCCAACATCACCGCGGTTCTCGGACCGACCATCTCGCAAGCCGCCTATGAAGTCGGACCTGAATTCCATGCACGGTTTTGGCAAGAAGACAGTGACAACGCGGCCTATTTTAGGGCCTCCGAAAAGCCGGACCATTTCATGTTCGACCTGCCGGCCTTCATCACGGCCAGGCTTGCGTCCCTGGGATTGAAGACGGTCTCCGACATGGCGCTCTGCACCTATTCCGACGAACAACGGTTCTTCTCCTACCGCCGGACAACTCACCGGCGGGAACCGGACTACGGCCGCCAAATCAGCGCAATCGCGATTCTTTGAGGACACATCATGGCCCTTCATTTTACCGAAACCGAATTCGCGAACCGCTTTGACCGGCTCAAGGCGGTCATGGAAGCGGAAAAACTCGATGCCATGTTGCTGTTTGCGCAGGAGAGCATGTACTGGCTGACCGGCTACGACACGTTTGGCTTCTGCTTCTTTCAGTGCCTGGTGGTCACCGCCGACGGCCGCAAGGTGTTGCTGACCCGCTCCGCCGACGAGCGTCAGGCCAAGCACACGTCCAACATCGAGGACATCCGCATCTGGATTGATCGCGGTGCGGCCAGTCCGGTTGGTCAGTTGAAGGAAATGCTGTTCGACATGGACCTGCTCGGCAGCCGGCTGGGCATCGAATACGACACCCACGGCATGACCGGCAGGATCGCCCTTCAGATCAACGAGGAACTGTCGAGTTTTGCCGACATCCGGGACGCCTCGCCGCTCGTTCCGGAGCTTCGTGCCGTCAAGAGTGCGGAAGAGATCGCCTATGTCCGCAAGGCGGCCGAACTTGGCGACAAGGCCTATCACGCCGCGCTCGACGAAATCCGTCCGGGAGCCGACGAGGGCCGCATCCTGTCTGCCATGCAGGGCGCGATCTTTGAAGGCGGCGGTGATTATCCGGGCAACGAGTTCATCATCGGGTCCGGCCGGGACGCACTGTTGTGCCGCTACAAGGCCGGCCGGCGCACGCTTTCCGACCAGGACCAGATCACCCTGGAATGGGCGGGAACCTACCGGCACTATCATGCCGCGCTGATGCGCACCGTGGTCATCGGCACTCCCACCGACCGGCACCAGGAAATGTACCTGGCGACCCGCGAGGCGCTTGCAGCTGTCGAAACCCAGCTGGTCCCAGGAAAGACCTTCGGCGATGTCTTCGACGCCCATGCCGAACGCATGGATCATCACGGCATGATGCCTCACCGGCTGAACGCCTGTGGCTATTCGCTGGGCGCGCGGTTCACGCCGAGCTGGATGGACATGCCCATGGCCTACAAGGCGAACCCGGCCGAAGTGAAGCCGAACATGGTCATTTTCATGCACATGATCCTGATGGATTCCATCACCGGCACAGCCATGACCCTCGGCCAGACCTATCTGACCGGTGAGGGCGCGCCGGAATGCTTATCCACGCTGCCTCTCGACCTGCCGGTCAAGTCAGGCTAAACCATGTGCACCTTTTGCGGCCCGGCCTGTTTGAGTCGGTTTCAGGGGCCGCATCCAGACCGTTACTGACCGCGAGCGCCAGGCCTTTCATGCAAACTCCGTCCCGTTCGAACCGTTTCTTTTATCCGCGCCTGATCGCCGGCTTTCTTCTGGCTGCCGGCCTCGCAGCCTGCCAGGCCACGCCGCAGCCACCCAACCCGGTCTCGACACCGACCCCTGTTCCGGCCCTGTCCGGGCCTGTGGATCCGGAAGAAGGCGTTACGCTGGCGTTTGAACCCTTCACCGGTGCGCCTGGCAACATTGCAGACGAACTTTCAGAATTCATCGGCTCGGAAGCCCGCAAGCAGGGCATCACGCTTGTCCGGCGTATCGGCGCGGCGGCAACCTATCGCGTCAACGGCTATCTGTCCGCAACGGGGCAGCCGTCGAGCGGCACCGTGTTCTACGTTTTTGACATCGTCGACAGCAGCGGCCGCCGGTTGAAGCGAATCTCCGGGACGGAAGCCACCGGAGGCGCTTCCGGCGATCCCTGGCAGTCGGTGAATTCCGGCACCCTGTCACGCATCGCCAATCGCTCCATGGTGGAAATCAAGGCTTGGCTCAACCGATAATGAATTGCTTTGCCGGGTAATTGCCGCGCTGCGTCATAAAAAATCAAAAAAAGCGGCAGTTCAGCGCGAACGGCTGTTGTCGTCCCGGTGCTTGGTTGTTACAACGCCGCCGCCTGCCGAGGGTTTCCGTCAGGGACTCGCGGCACCCGGCACTCGACTTACGACCTAAGCCTGTTCCGCGTGTTGACAGGGCCACCTGACCCTCGTCGACCCGCCGTCGCACCAGAAGGACTTGCGGCTCATGAAGATCGTCGCGGGCAATTCCAACCGAGCCCTGGCTGAGGAAATCTCCAAATATCTGGACGCTCCTCTTGCCAAATGCCAGGTCCGGCGGTTTGCCGACCAGGAAATCTTCGTAGAAATCCAAGAAAACGTGCGCGGCGAAGACGTCTTCGTCGTGCAGTCGACCAGCTACCCGGCAAATGACCACCTGATGGAACTGCTCATCATCATCGATGCGCTGCGCCGTTCCTCCGCCCGCCGGATCACCGCCGTTCTGCCCTATTTCGGTTATGCCCGCCAGGACCGGCGCGCCTCCGGCCGGACACCGATTTCGGCCAAGCTGGTCTCCAACCTGATCACCGAAGCCGGCGCAGACAGGGTCCTGACCATGGATCTCCATGCCGGTCAGATCCAGGGTTTCTTCGACATTCCGACCGACAACCTTTTTGCCGCGCCGGTCATGACCCGCGACATCAAGGAACGCTACGCCACCGACAATGTCATGGTGGTCTCTCCGGATGTGGGCGGTGTGGTCAGAGCCCGTGCGCTGGCCAAGCGTATCGAAGCTCCGCTCTCGATCGTCGACAAGCGCCGCGACAAGCCTGGAGAGTCGGAAGTTATGAACATCATCGGCGATGTGAACGGCTTCGACTGCATTCTGGTTGACGACATCGTCGACAGCGGCGGCACGCTGTGCAACGCAGCCGACGCTCTGCTGGCCAAGGGGGCCAAGTCGGTCACGGCCTATATCACCCACGGTGTTCTGTCCGGCGGTGCCGTTGCGCGCGTCACCTCCTCCAAGCTGAAGGAACTGGTGATCACCAACTCCATCGAGCCGACCGCAGCCATCGACGCCGCCGCCAACATCCGCGCCATCTCGATCGCCCCGTTGATCGGCGAAGCAATCAACCGCACGGCCCTGGAAAAATCGGTCTCGAGCCTGTTCAGCTGAACCTGACGGGCTGAAAATCGGAAAGCGCCGGCCTGTCCGGCGTTTTTTTTGTTTGCGGGGGAGGAAAAGCCCACATTGGTCATCCTGGCCGCAGCGCAGCGGAGGGAGCCCCGCCTTTTGAGGACACAACGTTGGAAGGCAAACATCACCAACGTTCCCGGCCGCCTAAAAAATTTTCCCGTTTGTTCAAAAAATCAGCGCTTCAGCCCCCCTGCCCAGCTTGTGGGCACGCATAAACTGTGTTCAAATTTTGGAGTCAAAAAAGACTTCCAGGGGTTCCAGATGATCAATTCAAAACCGTTTTCGAGGGCCCGCCGGGCCTTGTTGTCGGCTGCGCTGGCCGTCACAGTTACTGCTGGGCTTGCCTATTCGCCTGTCCAGGCCGCCGACCCGATCAAGGTCGCTGCGATCTACACCGTTCCGGTCGAGCAGCAATGGGTCAGCCGCATCGACAAGGCCCTCAAGGCCGCCCAGGAACGCGGCGAGATCACCTACACCTTCTCAGAGAACGTCGCCAACACCGACTATGAGCGCGTCATGCGCGAATATGCCGAACAGGGCATGGATCTTGTTGTCGGCGAAGCCTTTGCCGTGGAACGCGCTGCGCGCAAAGTCGCAGCCGAATACCCGGAAACGGCTTTCCTGATGGGCTCTTCCTTCGGACCGGCCAAGCCGAACTTCGCCGTCTTCGACAACTGGATCCATGAACCGAGCTATCTCTCGGGCATGATTGCCGGCGCCACCACCAAGTCCAACGTGATCGGCATGGTCGGCGGTTACGCCATTCCGGAAGTGAACCGGCTGATGCATGCCTTCATGGACGGCGCAACCTCCGTCAACCCGGACGTGAAGTTCCTGGTGACCTTCATCAACTCCTGGTACGACCCGCCCAAGGCCAAGGAATCCGCATTTGCCATGATCGACAAGGGTGCCGACATTCTCTACGCAGAACGTTTCGGCGTTTCCGACGCCGCCAAGGAGAAGGGCATCCTGGCCATCGGCAATGTGATCGACACGGCCGGCGATTATCCCGGAACGATCCTCTCCTCCGCGCTGTGGCACATGGAGCCGACCATCGACAAGGCTGTCGGCGCCGTCGTTGAGGGCAGCTTCGAACCTGCCGACTACGGTCCCTACAGCTTCATGTCCTATGGCGGCGGCAGCTTCATCGTCGACGAAAGCCTGGCACCGGCCGACGCGGTTGCGGCAGCCAAGGAAAAGGAACAGGAGATCCTCGACGGTCTGTTCCGCGTCAACGTCAACGACAGCGAACCGAAATCCACCATGTAATGGAAATTTCCGGTGGCCGGGGCCTACTCCCGGCCACTGCCTTTCTTGCCGCGCCCCCGCTGCGGCCCCCTAGAACCCGATTTCCGGAGCTCCGCATGACGGAACCCGCTGAAGAGGCTGACGTCGTCCTCCGGC
This genomic interval from Labrenzia sp. VG12 contains the following:
- a CDS encoding Xaa-Pro peptidase family protein: MALHFTETEFANRFDRLKAVMEAEKLDAMLLFAQESMYWLTGYDTFGFCFFQCLVVTADGRKVLLTRSADERQAKHTSNIEDIRIWIDRGAASPVGQLKEMLFDMDLLGSRLGIEYDTHGMTGRIALQINEELSSFADIRDASPLVPELRAVKSAEEIAYVRKAAELGDKAYHAALDEIRPGADEGRILSAMQGAIFEGGGDYPGNEFIIGSGRDALLCRYKAGRRTLSDQDQITLEWAGTYRHYHAALMRTVVIGTPTDRHQEMYLATREALAAVETQLVPGKTFGDVFDAHAERMDHHGMMPHRLNACGYSLGARFTPSWMDMPMAYKANPAEVKPNMVIFMHMILMDSITGTAMTLGQTYLTGEGAPECLSTLPLDLPVKSG
- a CDS encoding class I SAM-dependent methyltransferase; its protein translation is MTGLLDKLCARIAAEGPLTVAQYMSVCLSDPEYGYYSTREPFGAAGDFITAPEVSQMFGELVGAACLSAWDALGRPDRFELVELGPGRGTLMADLLRVAALRPAFLKAARLSLVETSDRLRKIQSATLKGAPVQPTFRDRFQDVPEAPLLLVANEFFDALPIHQFVKTPDAWQERQVGVNEAGDLIFGLGTAALPEAAVPASARTAPQGAILETQPAANAIAEEIGQRIAACGGAALFIDYGYLKTAPGDTLQALHRHRYDNVLAHPGEADLTAHVNFESLAAAAVKGGAAALPPLTQGDFLLRSGLLERAGALGSGKSHDDQEAIRDAVERLAAPDKMGDLFKVLAVTNSGLTFPPFDSAP
- a CDS encoding ribose-phosphate pyrophosphokinase, translated to MKIVAGNSNRALAEEISKYLDAPLAKCQVRRFADQEIFVEIQENVRGEDVFVVQSTSYPANDHLMELLIIIDALRRSSARRITAVLPYFGYARQDRRASGRTPISAKLVSNLITEAGADRVLTMDLHAGQIQGFFDIPTDNLFAAPVMTRDIKERYATDNVMVVSPDVGGVVRARALAKRIEAPLSIVDKRRDKPGESEVMNIIGDVNGFDCILVDDIVDSGGTLCNAADALLAKGAKSVTAYITHGVLSGGAVARVTSSKLKELVITNSIEPTAAIDAAANIRAISIAPLIGEAINRTALEKSVSSLFS
- a CDS encoding BMP family protein; translation: MINSKPFSRARRALLSAALAVTVTAGLAYSPVQAADPIKVAAIYTVPVEQQWVSRIDKALKAAQERGEITYTFSENVANTDYERVMREYAEQGMDLVVGEAFAVERAARKVAAEYPETAFLMGSSFGPAKPNFAVFDNWIHEPSYLSGMIAGATTKSNVIGMVGGYAIPEVNRLMHAFMDGATSVNPDVKFLVTFINSWYDPPKAKESAFAMIDKGADILYAERFGVSDAAKEKGILAIGNVIDTAGDYPGTILSSALWHMEPTIDKAVGAVVEGSFEPADYGPYSFMSYGGGSFIVDESLAPADAVAAAKEKEQEILDGLFRVNVNDSEPKSTM
- the pgeF gene encoding peptidoglycan editing factor PgeF — translated: MKLESDALKLDGLAHGFFTREGGVSEGIYADLNIGLGSDDRREHVLENRNRVAATFGTGAAQLVSPYQIHSPDVIVVDAPFAADADRKADALVTATTGLVLGISTADCGPVLFADPEAGVIGAAHAGWKGAVSGVLQNTVAAMEGLGASRANITAVLGPTISQAAYEVGPEFHARFWQEDSDNAAYFRASEKPDHFMFDLPAFITARLASLGLKTVSDMALCTYSDEQRFFSYRRTTHRREPDYGRQISAIAIL